One genomic region from Athalia rosae chromosome 3, iyAthRosa1.1, whole genome shotgun sequence encodes:
- the LOC105686350 gene encoding uncharacterized protein LOC105686350 isoform X1, whose translation MMLCWLQPRRSSTEAGSTKELQPAPLGNNGNRLQTSTPSILSELQSTEIGEITETPDYETLSISAVLHYCKCKILRPYLRLLGVMGLRPTSGDDVGYYSCYSILANLHTFQVCIFMCIGYVLQYMACFRRDRGFCYTLLPVQYELVSNASKVRQYERICYGSVEFSYVIPSVLHLAAYLYAVYLFKIRENEQLQNLMERTFLMSSNPSDRGSQRRLVRILWLFIGLSIVWMIVALITVNIMMAQGSIVFQWLDNSPDQLKTALKLLLIICTLWHDMVQGTIITSYCLQGQLLTSHLYFLRAKLLQHTLAPLDWMKEISEFKKLLKYLNDEFGPTVCIYTVINFSWAAAGILWLLKYDNVEVQSSPIIYISVINVCLWVLISLAPFIQAARLTSACSTIQEIGHEIRIRPFVYQDTPGSDLDTILLYASSLKMCARLFRVPITGRYLCMILSIGSIVILTLGQCHFL comes from the exons ATGATGCTCTGCTGGTTGCAGCCTAGGCGGAGCTCGACTGAAGCAGGAAGCACGAAGGAGTTGCAACCTGCCCCATTGGGAAATAATGGAAATCGGTTGCAAACGTCTACACCATCGATCCTTTCCGAATTGCAGAGTACCGAA ATTGGCGAGATCACCGAAACACCAGACTATGAAACTCTTAGTATTTCGGCAGTCCTACATTACTGCAAATGTAAAATACTTCGTCCATACTTGCGACTTCTAGGGGTCATGGGATTAAGACCAACCAGCGGTGACGATGTAGGCTATTACTCGTGCTACTCAATCCTTGCCAATCTTCACACTTTTCAAGTTTGCATCTTTATGTGCATTGGATACGTTCTACAATACATGGCATGCTTCAG aaGAGATCGTGGATTTTGCTACACGCTCTTGCCTGTTCAGTATGAACTGGTATCAAATGCCTCAAAAGTCCGACAGTACGAGCGAATATGTTATGGAAGTGTAGAGTTCAGCTATGTTATCCCCAGCGTTCTTCATTTGGCAGCATATTTATACGCGGTATATCTAtttaaaataagagaaaacgaaCAGCTTCAGAACTTGATGGAAAGAACATTTCTCATGTCTTCTAATCCTTCAGACCGGGGGAGTCAGAGAAGATTAGTGAGAATACTTTGGCTGTTCATTGGTCTGAGCATTGTATGGATGATTGTAGCTTTGATTACAGTGAACATAATGATGGCTCAAGGTAGTATTGTTTTCCAGTGGCTGGATAATAG TCCAGATCAATTGAAGACAGCATTGAAATTGTTACTCATCATCTGTACCCTATGGCACGATATGGTTCAAGGTACAATTATAACAAGCTACTGTTTACAAGGACAACTTTTAACGTCACACTTGTACTTTTTACGAGCCAAGTTACTTCAGCACACATTGGCTCCGCTAGATTGGATGAAG GAAATtagtgaatttaaaaaattgctcaAGTATTTAAACGATGAATTTGGCCCAACTGTTTGCATCTATACAGTGATAAATTTCTCTTGGGCCGCAGCTGGGATTTTATGGCTGTTGAAATACGATAATGTTGAAGTGCAGAGCAGTCCGATTATTTACATAAGTGTCATAAACGTTTGCTTGTGGGTCTTAATATCTTTGGCCCCATTCATACAG GCAGCACGATTAACTTCTGCATGCTCTACTATTCAAGAAATTGGACacgaaataagaataagacCATTTGTCTACCAAGACACCCCAGGATCAGATTTGGATACGATATTACTGTATGCATCATCACTGAAAATGTGTGCTAGATTATTTAGAGTTCCTATCACTGGCAGGTATTTGTGCATGATATTATCTATCGGGAGTATCGTCATCTTGACTTTAGGACAGTGCCATTTTCTATGA
- the LOC105686353 gene encoding M-phase phosphoprotein 6 — MTTRDVNKSKLSKGILEMKFMKRTKEKVEKEKYEEEGEEYFGAQLTNRMKKGAGKFIIEPSFVFCENLIDGRVSFRGMNPEIERLMELEEEAKRRSSQKNRETEISDEQMANHYKSSAVDTIARKFRTKHQDKKYVRDVCTKEEPIGKKPKFLKPSD; from the exons ATGACTACAAGAGACGTAAACAAGTCGAAATTATCCAAagggattttggaaatgaAG TTtatgaaaagaacaaaagagaaaGTTGAGAAAGAGAAGTACGAAGAAGAAGGCGAAGAGTACTTTGGGGCTCAGTTGACAAACCGCATGAAGAAAGGAGC GGGCAAATTCATCATAGAGCCAAGCTTTGTATTTTGTGAAAATCTCATTGATGGTCGAGTGAGCTTTCGTGGCATGAATCCAGAAATAGAAAGGCTCATGGAATTGGAAGAGGAAGCCAAACGGAGATCTAGTCAAAAAAATAGGGAAACAGAAATATCAGATGAACAGATGGCTAATCATTACAAGTCATCTGCTGTCGATACAATTGCAAGAAAATTCCGAACTAAACATCAAGACAAAAAATACGTACGGGACGTTTGTACAAAAGAAGAACCaataggaaaaaaaccaaaatttttgaaaccatccgattga
- the LOC105686351 gene encoding AKT-interacting protein: MSSKQVTSAIKADGDSGDDLKRQGSFRKLLPANTNAETQLAMSAKMIDRPVTTQSNKEYAVFLQEYIIFSEYSMMQKQDLKGIYVIPSAQNSFLWFGVIFIRQGLYQGGVFRFTITLPQTFPDGGTPKVIFQSKIFHPLVDAFTGELDTNWGFPEWRRTTRVWQLVQYIVKIFTKIDSKMPSVNQEALTLFNSDSEVFQKHAKASVTDSLNQVYDPPATDDPHYITFTPYDSSLHDEIKEEILKPKEEKENKVLGYSWVQPGSLQPFSKPETR, from the exons ATGTCATCGAAACAGGTCACTTCTGCAATTAAG GCGGATGGAGATTCTGGTGACGATCTAAAAAGACAGGGATCATTCAGAAAGTTGCTGCCAGCTAACACCAACGCAGAGACACAGCTTGCTATGTCggcaaaaatgatcgatagACCAGTCACTACTCAGAGCAATAAAGAATATGCTGTATTCTTGCAAgaatacataattttttctgaatataGTATGATGCAGAAACAAGATCTAAAAGGGATCTATGTAATTCCCTCTGCtcaaaattcttttttgtgGTTCGGTGTAATATTCATCAGACAAGGACTCTACCAGGGTGGAGTTTTTAGGTTTACAATCACTTTGCCTCAGACATTCCCTGATGGTGGTACTCCG AAAGTCATATTccaatcgaaaatttttcatcctctcgTGGATGCTTTTACTGGAGAATTGGATACAAACTGGGGTTTCCCTGAATGGAGACGCACAACGAGAGTCTGGCAATTGGTGCAATACattgtgaaaatattcacTAAAATTGACTCTAAAATGCCATCCGTGAACCAGGAGGCTCTAACATT ATTCAACAGTGATTCTGAAGTCTTTCAAAAACACGCGAAAGCTAGCGTAACAGATAGCTTGAATCAGGTCTATGATCCCCCAGCAACCGATGATCCACATTATATAACCTTCACCCCTTATGATAGTTCATTGCATGATGAAATTAAAGAAGAGATATTGAAGCccaag gaggaaaaagagaataaagtCCTTGGTTATTCCTGGGTGCAACCCGGTTCGCTTCAGCCGTTTTCCAAGCCAGAAACGAGATAG
- the LOC105686352 gene encoding UPF0598 protein CG30010 isoform X1: MFYCKYFFPRKGCLQLLKAEMNLKWSTIGRTSVSYTQGQSPEPRIREYFYYIDHQGMLFLDDSRMKNFTSCFKDKKFLAFFFKRLRLNETGRYTDDFPYLSVCGRERNFVRCDDLPIVFTHVIIQENLDSGTKENRFSYAHAGELLTVPFEPTKIFMSMKTGRVYHPAPDIVGSIGLVQSKIAIEFSKFFEFHNGEEQSPTHFTWDGNRYDLITDWYKQKMGKVL; this comes from the exons ATGTTttattgcaaatatttttttccacgaaaagGTTGCTTGCAGTTACTCAAAGCGGAAATGAATCTGAAGTGGTCGACGATCGGCCGAACTTCTGTCTCCTACACACAAGGGCAATCGCCAGAACCCCGCATtcgcgaatatttttattacatcgatCACCAGGGCATG TTATTTCTTGATGATTCTCGTATGAAGAACTTCACATCTTGTTTCAAAG ACAAGAAGTTCCTGGCATTTTTCTTCAAGAGACTTCGGTTGAATGAGACTGGCCGCTACACAGATGATTTCCCCTACTTATCAGTGTGTGGAAGGGAACGAAACTTTGTGAGATGCGATGACTTGCCAATCGTTTTTACGCATGTCATTATACAGGAAAATCTAGACAGCGGTACCAAGGAAAATCGATTCAGTTATGCTCATGCTGGCGAACTCTTAACG GTTCCTTTTGAACCAACAAAAATCTTCATGAGTATGAAAACTGGACGAGTCTACCACCCGGCTCCAGATATTGTTGGTAGCATAGGTTTGGTGCAGTCTAAAATTGCTATAGAGTTTAGCAAATTTTTTGAGTTTCACAATGGCGAAGAACAAAGTCCAACACATTTTACATGGGATGGAAATAGATATGACTTAATTACTGATTGGTATAAACAGAAAATGGGCAAAGTTTTGTGA
- the LOC105686349 gene encoding nucleolar protein 10, with protein MQVSDPNNIKIYNLSAGKSLPEWLSERKRRSLLKKNVDIRRRIELIQDFDMPGVSTNIKVSRDGQYILATGIYKPRVKCFDVNNLSLKFERCFDSEVVTFEILSDDYSKVVFLHCDRYVEFHSAQGKYYRLRIPRFGRDMQYHYPSCDLFIAGASNEIYRLNLERGQFLQSLVTEASGINRCTINPVHHSLVVGTQEGRVEAWDPRTRDRVGTLDCAFHCVTENSQLEGFPSITALKFQGALTLGVGTATGQVLLYDIRSNKPLLVKDHMYGLPIRDIEFHNQMDLIYSMDSSVVKIWEKGTGKLYTSIETQSDFNNLCVVPNTGMLFIANENTKMQTYYIPSLGPAPRWCSFLDNLTEELEESNFDTVYDDYKFVTEKELDEFGLSHLKGTNLLRAYMHGYFMDARLYRKARDVAQPFAFDDYKKKKIRQKIEEERVNRVQVQKLPTVNKDLAMKLLDNETDNNAKKKKKATPNLLKDNRFKALFDNPDFEVDRNAEEFRLLNPVISQLDKSRRIELKKKLDMQAKLDATREEEEALEGKPSSEESSSNEDSSDDEKHWAKEVQKQHKLIKRETRYREWEEEKAQKMENNVGETGESSKINSTKFFELKEGVEYKGIRAIKKKQNRVSLGQRLHDEETNNVRMLGSLGNREMTFSTKKIKRSGYSEEQIKKHREERKRLSRPAGKIGSKLKPKFWNGKRVV; from the exons ATGCAGGTCTCTGATCccaataatattaaaatatacaaTCTCAGCGCTGGAAAATCACTTCCCGAG tggttatctgaaagaaaaagaaggagtctattgaagaaaaatgttg ATATCAGGAGACGGATTGAACTTATTCAGGATTTTGATATGCCTGGAGTTAGTACGAATATCAAGGTTTCCAGGGATGGGCAGTACATCTTAGCTACAGGAATATACAAACCAAGAGTAAAATGCTTTGACGTCAATAATTTGTCACTGAAATTTGAGCGATGTTTCGACTCCGAAGTTGTAACGTTTGAAATATTATCCGATGACTACAGCAAA gtagtaTTTTTGCACTGTGACCGTTATGTTGAATTTCATTCAGCTCAAGGAAAATACTATAGGCTTAGGATACCTCGTTTTGGAAGAGACATGCAGTACCATTATCCATCctgtgatttatttattgctgGAGCTAG CAATGAAATCTATCGGCTGAATCTAGAAAGGGGGCAGTTTTTACAATCACTAGTTACAGAGGCATCAGGCATAAATAGATGCACCATAAACCCCGTTCATCATTCACTTGTCGTCGGAACTCAAGAGGGGAGAGTTGAGGCTTGGGATCCACGGACAAGAGACAGAGTCGGGACACTGGACTGTGCTTTTCATTGTGTGACAGAAAATTCTCA GCTCGAAGGATTTCCTTCGATCACGGCCCTCAAGTTTCAGGGGGCATTGACATTGGGTGTAGGTACAGCTACCGGGCAAGTATTGTTGTATGATATCAGGTCCAATAAACCATTGTTGGTAAAAGATCACATGTATGGACTGCCAATAAGAGATATAGAGTTTCATAATCAGAtggatttaatttattcaatggaCAGTTCAGTTGTGAAAATTTGGGAGAAAGGAACG GGTAAATTGTATACTTCGATAGAGACGCAGTCTGACTTTAACAACCTCTGCGTGGTTCCGAATACGGGAATGTTGTTTATTGCAAACGAAAATACAAAGATGCAGACCTATTACATACCTAGTTTGGGTCCAGCGCCGAGGTGGTGTAGTTTCCTCGATAACCTTACCGAAGAACTGGAAGAGTCCAATTTCGACACAGTTTACGATGACTATAAATTCGTCACAGAGAAAGAGCTAGACGAATTTGGACTATCACATCTGAAAGGCACAAATTTACTGAGAGCATATATGCACGGATATTTCATGGATGCTAGACTCTACAGAAAAGCTAGAGATGTTGCACAGCCGTTTGCATTCGATGAttataagaagaagaaaatccgaCAGAAGATTGAAGAAGAACGTGTCAACAGGGTACAG gtTCAAAAACTACCTACTGTTAATAAGGACCTAGCTATGAAACTGCTGGATAATGAAACAGATAATaatgcaaagaaaaagaagaaggcaaCGCCTAATCTCCTGAAAGATAATCGTTTTAAGGCTCTATTTGATAACCCAGATTTCGAAGTTGACCGGAACGCAGAGGAGTTCCGTTTACTGAATCCTGTAATATCGCAGCTGGACAAATCCAGACggatagaattgaaaaagaaactagACATGCAAGCTAAGCTAGATGCGAccagagaggaggaggaagctTTAGAAGGTAAACCGAGTTCGGAAGAAAGTTCTTCCAACGAAGACAGTTCAGATGATGAAAAACACTGGGCAAAAGAAGTCCAGAAGCAGCacaaattaataaaaagagagacgagGTATAGAGaatgggaagaagaaaaagcacagaaaatggaaaataatgtAGGGGAAACAGGGGAGTCATCCAAAATCAATTCAACTAAGTTTTTCGAACTCAAAGAAGGCGTAGAGTACAAGGGTATTAGAGCTatcaaaaagaaacaaaatag AGTGAGCCTTGGTCAGAGATTGCATgacgaagaaacgaataacGTCAGGATGCTCGGCTCGTTGGGAAATCGAGAAATGACCTTCAGTACCAAAAAG ATAAAAAGGTCTGGATATTCAGaagaacaaattaaaaaacacaGAGAAGAACGTAAACGACTTTCTAGACCGGCAGGTAAAATTGGTAGTAAACTGAAGCCGAAATTTTGGAATGGCAAAAGGGTTGTATGA
- the LOC105686352 gene encoding UPF0598 protein CG30010 isoform X2 produces MVVIEKCLMHGRDVWDCYTLFLDDSRMKNFTSCFKDKKFLAFFFKRLRLNETGRYTDDFPYLSVCGRERNFVRCDDLPIVFTHVIIQENLDSGTKENRFSYAHAGELLTVPFEPTKIFMSMKTGRVYHPAPDIVGSIGLVQSKIAIEFSKFFEFHNGEEQSPTHFTWDGNRYDLITDWYKQKMGKVL; encoded by the exons ATGgtagtaattgaaaaatgtcttATGCACGGAAGGGATGTTTGGGATTGTTACACG TTATTTCTTGATGATTCTCGTATGAAGAACTTCACATCTTGTTTCAAAG ACAAGAAGTTCCTGGCATTTTTCTTCAAGAGACTTCGGTTGAATGAGACTGGCCGCTACACAGATGATTTCCCCTACTTATCAGTGTGTGGAAGGGAACGAAACTTTGTGAGATGCGATGACTTGCCAATCGTTTTTACGCATGTCATTATACAGGAAAATCTAGACAGCGGTACCAAGGAAAATCGATTCAGTTATGCTCATGCTGGCGAACTCTTAACG GTTCCTTTTGAACCAACAAAAATCTTCATGAGTATGAAAACTGGACGAGTCTACCACCCGGCTCCAGATATTGTTGGTAGCATAGGTTTGGTGCAGTCTAAAATTGCTATAGAGTTTAGCAAATTTTTTGAGTTTCACAATGGCGAAGAACAAAGTCCAACACATTTTACATGGGATGGAAATAGATATGACTTAATTACTGATTGGTATAAACAGAAAATGGGCAAAGTTTTGTGA
- the LOC105686350 gene encoding uncharacterized protein LOC105686350 isoform X2 has protein sequence MPSPRRSSTEAGSTKELQPAPLGNNGNRLQTSTPSILSELQSTEIGEITETPDYETLSISAVLHYCKCKILRPYLRLLGVMGLRPTSGDDVGYYSCYSILANLHTFQVCIFMCIGYVLQYMACFRRDRGFCYTLLPVQYELVSNASKVRQYERICYGSVEFSYVIPSVLHLAAYLYAVYLFKIRENEQLQNLMERTFLMSSNPSDRGSQRRLVRILWLFIGLSIVWMIVALITVNIMMAQGSIVFQWLDNSPDQLKTALKLLLIICTLWHDMVQGTIITSYCLQGQLLTSHLYFLRAKLLQHTLAPLDWMKEISEFKKLLKYLNDEFGPTVCIYTVINFSWAAAGILWLLKYDNVEVQSSPIIYISVINVCLWVLISLAPFIQAARLTSACSTIQEIGHEIRIRPFVYQDTPGSDLDTILLYASSLKMCARLFRVPITGRYLCMILSIGSIVILTLGQCHFL, from the exons ATGCCTTCG CCTAGGCGGAGCTCGACTGAAGCAGGAAGCACGAAGGAGTTGCAACCTGCCCCATTGGGAAATAATGGAAATCGGTTGCAAACGTCTACACCATCGATCCTTTCCGAATTGCAGAGTACCGAA ATTGGCGAGATCACCGAAACACCAGACTATGAAACTCTTAGTATTTCGGCAGTCCTACATTACTGCAAATGTAAAATACTTCGTCCATACTTGCGACTTCTAGGGGTCATGGGATTAAGACCAACCAGCGGTGACGATGTAGGCTATTACTCGTGCTACTCAATCCTTGCCAATCTTCACACTTTTCAAGTTTGCATCTTTATGTGCATTGGATACGTTCTACAATACATGGCATGCTTCAG aaGAGATCGTGGATTTTGCTACACGCTCTTGCCTGTTCAGTATGAACTGGTATCAAATGCCTCAAAAGTCCGACAGTACGAGCGAATATGTTATGGAAGTGTAGAGTTCAGCTATGTTATCCCCAGCGTTCTTCATTTGGCAGCATATTTATACGCGGTATATCTAtttaaaataagagaaaacgaaCAGCTTCAGAACTTGATGGAAAGAACATTTCTCATGTCTTCTAATCCTTCAGACCGGGGGAGTCAGAGAAGATTAGTGAGAATACTTTGGCTGTTCATTGGTCTGAGCATTGTATGGATGATTGTAGCTTTGATTACAGTGAACATAATGATGGCTCAAGGTAGTATTGTTTTCCAGTGGCTGGATAATAG TCCAGATCAATTGAAGACAGCATTGAAATTGTTACTCATCATCTGTACCCTATGGCACGATATGGTTCAAGGTACAATTATAACAAGCTACTGTTTACAAGGACAACTTTTAACGTCACACTTGTACTTTTTACGAGCCAAGTTACTTCAGCACACATTGGCTCCGCTAGATTGGATGAAG GAAATtagtgaatttaaaaaattgctcaAGTATTTAAACGATGAATTTGGCCCAACTGTTTGCATCTATACAGTGATAAATTTCTCTTGGGCCGCAGCTGGGATTTTATGGCTGTTGAAATACGATAATGTTGAAGTGCAGAGCAGTCCGATTATTTACATAAGTGTCATAAACGTTTGCTTGTGGGTCTTAATATCTTTGGCCCCATTCATACAG GCAGCACGATTAACTTCTGCATGCTCTACTATTCAAGAAATTGGACacgaaataagaataagacCATTTGTCTACCAAGACACCCCAGGATCAGATTTGGATACGATATTACTGTATGCATCATCACTGAAAATGTGTGCTAGATTATTTAGAGTTCCTATCACTGGCAGGTATTTGTGCATGATATTATCTATCGGGAGTATCGTCATCTTGACTTTAGGACAGTGCCATTTTCTATGA